AAAAGATAAGCATAGAGATATGGGCAAACTTGCTACCGGGTTGAAAAATGAACTTGTTTCAATCAATAGAACATTGAATACAATGGCAGAACCTGAACGAGGGGCAATAGCAAGCGTTATTTCTACTTACATTAATGATGTAGATAATTTTGGAAATCTTACTAATAAAGGACGCGTATTTGATAACGACAAACAGATGGGTGCTGCGTTTAACAGCATGAAAGCAGCACACATGCAATTCCGGGAATTATTAAAGACCATTTATTCGAAATCGCTGCAAAGCGAAGAACAAAAAGCACCGGCAAAACAATCTGCGCCAGTACAGGAATCAGTAGCAAAGGAGCCTATAAACCCTTCTGCACCTTATACAGAAGTTAACGTACTAATTGCAGAAAGTAAGAAAAAAATAAGTTTATACATAGATAGTATTCACATTGCTATGAAGAAAAATGACTTTGCCCGTGTGGGTAAATTGTCAAGCTATATTTCTAATAATTGCCTTCAAATAGAAGATTTATCATTATTACTTAAAACGGATCAAAAAGGAAACATAAAAGTTTTAAGTAGGGAACTAAGAACATATGGAGATGAATTGCAACAGCTTGCAAAAAAAGGTGCAATTGCTCATCATGCCATACATGAGGTGCTAGAAAAATCGGAAATTAAATTCAAAAGCCTGTCGGTTGCCCTTAACTTTGAACAATAATAAAGCTAATATGCCGCGAGAACAAGCTATAAATAATAATCGCTTATTCATAAGATGTGAAGCCGAAATTGTTTTTAACTGGGAAGAAAATTTAGTTCTGGCTGATCCAGGCCGTTTCATTTAGGCCGTATTTTATTATTTCAAGACCACGATAATCTCTTTGTAAACGACCTTAATATGAATTTATATATAAAGAATATGGTTTGTGACCGTTGTATCCTGGTTGTACGGCAGCAACTGGATAAACTGGATCTACCTTACGTCAATATTCAACTTGGAGAAGCAGAACTTTCAGGACTACCTCCTGCCTGGAAACTAGAAGCATTGAAAGAACAGCTTAATACACTTGGCTTCGAGCTTCTTGATGATAAGAAAAGCACCATCGTAGAAAAAATCAAGAATTTAATTATCCAACTTATTCATAGTGGTGATACTATTTCACTCACACAAAAAGCATCTGTAATATTGGCAGATAAAATAAAGTTGGACTATCATTATCTTACCGGACTATTTTCTGCTGTAGAAGGCATTACAATTGAAACTTATATTATTCTTCAGCGGATAGAACGGGTAAAGGAATTGCTGAGGTATGATGAACTGAGCCTAAGCGAAATTTCCGACAAGCTGGGGTATAGCAGTGTTCAGCACCTTTCGCAGCAGTTTAAGAAAGTTACAGGGCTTACCGCATCTCAGTTTAAGCAGTTGGAAGAAAATCACCGGAAACCATTGGATAAGGTTTAGTAGCATAAAATTATATAAACATTTCCCTGAATTGTATAACGCCGTTTAAAATGTAATATCTGAACTTTGCATGAGCCCAAATTCTATATTATGCTAAGTAGCTATAAGATATTCATTAAAGGAATGGTTTGCGACAGATGTATCCTTACTGTCAGAGAAGCACTTCATGATCTGCAAATACCGGTAACCGGTATCACTCTTGGAGAGATTACCACTGTTTCTGCTTTGTCAGAACCAGACATTGAAGCCATCCGGAAAAAGCTAAGCCCACTGGGATTCACCCTATTAGAAGATAAAAAGACCAAACTGGTAAGAGATGTCAAATCGCTGGTTGATAAGGTTTATTCGGGATCATATGATTTCGGGGACGGTTTCCGGTTCTCGGACCTTGTATCAACCACCTTGAATAAAGATTATAATGATGTTAGCAGTGTCTTCTCAGAATCCGAAGGTGTTACATTAGAGAAATATATCATGGAATATCGTACCGAAAAAGTAAAGGAATTACTGGTATATACAGATGAAACCCTTTCGGATATTGCTTTTAAGCTGGGCTATAGCAGCGGCGCCCATCTTTCCCGGCAATTTAAAGACCAAACCGGTCTCAATACCTCCCATTTTAAAGAAATCAGAAAGTCGAAGGAAGCTCTGTCGCATAAAGCAGAGCGCCTGCCTTAAAATTATATACAATTTAGGGTGAATAGTGTAACGCCTGTGCCCCGACGACGGAGTAGCTTTGCATAAAATGAGTATTTTATGTCATCAGCTATATTACATCAGGAAACGCCAGCCATCAGTAAACACAAAAGCAACTCAACAAAAGATACCTTTCCTGTATTGGAAATGACTTGCGCAGCCTGCGCCGTTAGCGTTGAATCCATGTTAAAATCGGTTCCCGGCGTAGAAGATGCCGGGGTTAATTTTGCCAATCAAACCGCCTGGGTACAATACAATCATGCTACGGTAACCCCTGAAATGCTCCAGAGCAGCGTCCGTTCTGTTGGTTACGACCTGGTGATCGATAAAGAAAATCAGGATGAAGTAAAGGAAGAAGCCCAGCAACGGCACTACCGGGAAGTGAAACAACGTACCATTTGGGCATCTGTATTATCGTTGCCTATTGTTATTATTGGTATGTTTTTCATGAATA
The genomic region above belongs to Chitinophaga sp. 180180018-3 and contains:
- a CDS encoding AraC family transcriptional regulator — protein: MNLYIKNMVCDRCILVVRQQLDKLDLPYVNIQLGEAELSGLPPAWKLEALKEQLNTLGFELLDDKKSTIVEKIKNLIIQLIHSGDTISLTQKASVILADKIKLDYHYLTGLFSAVEGITIETYIILQRIERVKELLRYDELSLSEISDKLGYSSVQHLSQQFKKVTGLTASQFKQLEENHRKPLDKV
- a CDS encoding AraC family transcriptional regulator, whose protein sequence is MLSSYKIFIKGMVCDRCILTVREALHDLQIPVTGITLGEITTVSALSEPDIEAIRKKLSPLGFTLLEDKKTKLVRDVKSLVDKVYSGSYDFGDGFRFSDLVSTTLNKDYNDVSSVFSESEGVTLEKYIMEYRTEKVKELLVYTDETLSDIAFKLGYSSGAHLSRQFKDQTGLNTSHFKEIRKSKEALSHKAERLP